The sequence AATTCCACAGTCCAAGGGTCATCTAGCATATCTGCATATTTCACTAAGATGAGAAGCTTATGGGATGAGCTTAATGCTTCATATGTTGGGCCTGTATGTACATGTGGAGCACTAAGCAAATTCATCCAAGATCAACAGTTGTTCCAATTCTTAAGTGGTCTCAATGAGACATATAACACTGTGAGAAGCAATACCTTGATGACGGAACCCTTGCCTTCTATCAGTAAAGTGTATGGCCTTCTATAGCAAGATGAGAGCCAAAAAGAAACTCAACCTGGATTATCCAACTTTTCCAGTGATTCAGTCTCTTTTCATGCTTCCATGTCCTCACCCTCATCTAACAGCAAACCTTACAACCAAAAGGTCTCATTTAATCCAAACAAGAACTCAGCTGTGTCCATATCTTGTAGGTACTGTAAGAAACCTGGACACACTATTGAGACCTATTACAGACTCCATGGTGGTTTGCTGCTTGTGTTCAAATGATGGATGCTCATTTCCAAAGTCCTGCAAATGGTCCCAACATTTCAAACATCTTGTCTTCTCAAGAGGAATCACCACATGGTTTTAGTAAAGAGCAATATAATCATCTCATGAGTCTATTCCAGCAAGCACAAATTTCTCCCATGAATCTGGACATACTACTGCTGGTGAACCATCAGGTTTTGCCAACTTTGCAGGTTTGTCAAATAGCACTGTTTTTATATCTGAGAGTCATGTGCATAGTTCAACAGATTTAGGAGTAAATCCTTGGATTCTAGACTCAGGAGCTTCAAACCACATGACCCCATATAAATACTTACGTCATAACATACAACTTTTAGCTATTCCTTTTCTAATCACCTTACCAAATGCATACAAAGTTAAGGGGATATCTATTGGGTCATTACACTTAAGACATGATATTACTTCACATAATGTACTTTTGGTTCCTTCATTTCATTTCAATCTTCTTTCAGTTTATCAACTCATCAAACAATTGAATTGCTCAGCAATATTTTTCATCTCTACTTGTTATTTACAGGGTCCTTCTCTGAAGAGGCCACTGGAAATTGGTAAATCTTCAAATGGATTATACTACTATGCTGCTGATCATCCTGCACTTCCTCCCAGTCATATTTCTGTTGCTGCAACCTTTAATGATTTTTCTGCTTCTTCAATTAACAGTACTTTTCTTTCTTGGAATTCTCCTCAAACTGAGCATAAATTGGATTTGTTTTGGCACCAAAAATTGGGCCACATGccttatcataaaataaaaagtattctTCTTACATTCACAACTCTCTTTTAAACAAAATTTCATTTGTGATGTTTGTCCCAAGGCAAGACAACATAGAAGTTCTTTTCCTAATAGTAGTATCCCTACAACATTGCCTTTTCAATTAGTCCACATAGATATTTGGGGTCCTTACCACACTAAGACATATAATGGGTTTAGATACTTTGTTACTTTAGTTGATGATTTCACTAGAGTCACATGGACACACCTTCTATCATGCAAAGGCAATGTTTTATCCATTCTTAAAACCTTTGTGGCCATGGTCAAAGTTCATTTCAACACTCAAGTTCAATCCTTTAGATCAGACAATGCCTATGAATTAGGTAGTAGTTTCAAGGTTGCTTCTTTCTTTTCTGAAAATGGCATTCTTCACCAAACAACCATTCCacatacaccacaacaaaatggtgttgtggaaagaaaatacaaataccTCCTTGACACTTCTAAGGCTCTACTTTTTCAATCAAACCTTTCTATTA comes from Capsicum annuum cultivar UCD-10X-F1 unplaced genomic scaffold, UCD10Xv1.1 ctg61917, whole genome shotgun sequence and encodes:
- the LOC107873200 gene encoding uncharacterized protein LOC107873200, translated to MMDAHFQSPANGPNISNILSSQEESPHGFSKEQYNHLMSLFQQAQISPMNLDILLLVNHQVLPTLQGPSLKRPLEIGKSSNGLYYYAADHPALPPSHISVAATFNDFSASSINSTFLSWNSPQTEHKLDLFWHQKLGHMPYHKIKSILLTFTTLF